In one Streptomyces venezuelae genomic region, the following are encoded:
- a CDS encoding DivIVA domain-containing protein: MVLFLFLVIALLVVVGAVTLAVIGGGESGGLPDAAPERFTDPLPPDRPLRRADVDLVRFPMTLRGYHMGEVDDVLGRLGAELAERDARIAELEAALAGAQATAVAGPALLKGHEKDAVEDTKGDDQ; this comes from the coding sequence ATGGTCTTGTTCTTGTTCCTGGTCATCGCCCTCCTCGTGGTGGTCGGCGCGGTGACCCTCGCCGTGATCGGCGGCGGGGAGAGCGGCGGGCTGCCCGACGCCGCGCCCGAGCGCTTCACCGATCCGCTCCCCCCGGACCGCCCGCTGCGGCGTGCCGACGTCGACCTGGTGCGCTTCCCGATGACGCTGCGCGGCTACCACATGGGCGAGGTCGACGACGTGCTCGGCCGTCTCGGCGCCGAGCTCGCCGAGCGGGACGCCCGCATCGCCGAGCTGGAGGCCGCCCTGGCCGGCGCGCAGGCCACCGCGGTCGCGGGCCCCGCGCTCCTGAAGGGGCACGAGAAGGACGCGGTCGAGGACACGAAGGGCGACGAC
- the folP gene encoding dihydropteroate synthase yields MLRLGRREFDAHEPVIMAIVNRTPDSFYDQGATFRDEPALARVEQAVAEGAAIIDIGGVKAGPGEEVSAEEEARRTVGFVAEVRRRFPDVVISVDTWRHDVGEAVCEAGADVLNDAWGGVDPKLAEVAARFGAGLVCTHAGGAEPRTRPHRVTYDDVMADILRVTVGLAERAVELGVPRESVMIDPGHDFGKNTRHSLEATRRLGEMTDTGWPVLVSLSNKDFVGETLDKPVKERVLGTLATTAVSAWLGAQVYRVHEVAETKQVLDMVATIAGHRAPAVARRGLA; encoded by the coding sequence ATGCTCAGGCTTGGCAGGCGCGAGTTCGACGCGCACGAGCCGGTGATCATGGCGATCGTGAACCGGACCCCGGACTCCTTCTACGACCAGGGGGCCACGTTCCGCGACGAACCGGCGCTCGCCCGCGTGGAGCAGGCCGTGGCCGAGGGTGCCGCGATCATCGACATCGGCGGGGTCAAGGCGGGTCCCGGCGAGGAGGTGAGCGCCGAGGAGGAGGCGCGGCGCACGGTCGGTTTCGTCGCCGAGGTGCGCAGGCGGTTCCCCGATGTGGTGATCAGCGTCGACACCTGGCGGCACGACGTCGGCGAGGCGGTCTGCGAGGCGGGCGCCGACGTGCTCAACGACGCGTGGGGCGGCGTCGACCCGAAGCTCGCGGAGGTCGCCGCGCGGTTCGGGGCGGGCCTGGTCTGCACGCACGCGGGCGGCGCCGAGCCGCGGACGAGGCCGCACCGCGTCACGTACGACGACGTGATGGCGGACATCCTGCGGGTGACGGTCGGCCTGGCCGAGCGCGCGGTGGAGCTGGGTGTGCCCCGTGAGTCCGTGATGATCGACCCGGGGCACGACTTCGGCAAGAACACCCGCCACAGCCTGGAGGCGACCCGCCGCCTCGGCGAGATGACGGACACGGGCTGGCCCGTCCTGGTCTCCCTCTCCAACAAGGACTTCGTGGGCGAGACCCTCGACAAGCCGGTCAAGGAGCGCGTCCTCGGCACCCTCGCGACGACGGCGGTCTCGGCCTGGCTGGGCGCGCAGGTGTACCGCGTGCACGAGGTGGCGGAGACGAAGCAGGTGCTGGACATGGTGGCGACGATTGCGGGGCATCGGGCACCCGCCGTCGCACGGCGCGGATTGGCCTGA
- a CDS encoding TIGR00730 family Rossman fold protein has translation MSHPDNSAESAARGTGARKRPEEQRLGPVLRRRDKVQAGTTDQRLLDSDGPSEWVHTDPWRVLRIQSEFIEGFGTLAELPPAISVFGSARTGEGTPEYQAGVEIGKALVEAGFAVITGGGPGAMQAANQGAVEAKGTSVGLGIELPFEQGLNPYVDIGVNFRYFFVRKTMFVKYAQGFVVLPGGLGTLDELFEALTLVQTRKVTRFPIVLFGSQYWGGLVDWLKNTVIAQGKASEADLLLFHVTDDVEEAITLVTKEVGK, from the coding sequence ATGAGCCATCCCGACAACAGCGCCGAGAGCGCTGCCCGCGGTACCGGTGCCAGGAAACGCCCCGAGGAGCAGCGGCTCGGTCCGGTGCTGCGCCGGCGGGACAAGGTGCAGGCCGGCACCACCGATCAACGTCTCCTCGACTCCGACGGACCCTCCGAATGGGTCCACACGGACCCCTGGAGAGTCCTGCGCATCCAGTCCGAGTTCATCGAGGGCTTCGGCACGCTCGCCGAACTCCCGCCCGCGATCAGCGTGTTCGGCTCGGCGCGCACGGGGGAGGGGACGCCCGAGTACCAGGCGGGCGTCGAGATCGGCAAGGCGCTCGTCGAGGCGGGCTTCGCGGTGATCACGGGCGGCGGGCCCGGCGCCATGCAGGCCGCCAACCAGGGCGCCGTCGAGGCGAAGGGCACGTCGGTCGGCCTCGGCATCGAGCTGCCCTTCGAGCAGGGCCTCAACCCGTACGTCGACATCGGCGTCAACTTCCGCTACTTCTTCGTCCGCAAGACGATGTTCGTGAAGTACGCGCAGGGCTTCGTGGTCCTGCCCGGCGGCCTCGGCACGCTGGACGAGCTCTTCGAAGCGCTCACGCTCGTCCAGACCCGCAAGGTGACGCGCTTCCCGATCGTCCTCTTCGGCTCGCAGTACTGGGGCGGCCTGGTCGACTGGCTGAAGAACACGGTCATCGCCCAGGGCAAGGCCTCGGAGGCCGACCTGCTCCTGTTCCACGTCACGGACGACGTGGAAGAGGCGATCACCTTGGTGACGAAGGAAGTCGGGAAGTAA
- the dapE gene encoding succinyl-diaminopimelate desuccinylase, giving the protein MAHTPLDLTLDAAQLTARLVDFPSPSGEEKALADAIETALRALPHLTVDRHGNNVVARTNLGRAERVILAGHIDTVPIADNVPSRLDEDGVLWGCGTCDMKSGVAVQLRIAQTVTEPNRDLTFVFYDNEEVAAHLNGLGHVAEAHPDWLAGDFAVLLEPTDGQVEGGCQGTLRVLLKTKGVRAHSARAWMGSNAIHAATPILRKLAAYEPRKPVVEGLQFHEGLNAVRIEGGVATNVIPDECTVTVNFRYAPDRSEDEALAFVRDYFADCGVDEFIVDDHTGAARPGLTHPAAAAFMAAVGGEARPKFGWTDVSRFSALGVPAVNYSPGDPLLAHKIDERVQASLIPVAEERLRSWLTS; this is encoded by the coding sequence ATGGCTCACACACCGCTTGACCTCACGCTCGACGCCGCGCAGCTCACCGCGCGACTGGTCGATTTCCCGTCCCCGAGCGGCGAGGAGAAGGCGCTCGCCGACGCCATCGAGACGGCCCTGCGCGCCCTGCCGCACCTCACGGTCGACCGGCACGGCAACAACGTGGTGGCCCGCACCAACCTCGGCCGCGCGGAGCGGGTCATCCTCGCCGGACACATCGACACCGTGCCCATCGCGGACAACGTGCCCTCGCGCCTCGACGAGGACGGCGTCCTGTGGGGCTGCGGCACCTGCGACATGAAGTCGGGCGTCGCCGTCCAGCTGCGCATCGCGCAGACGGTGACCGAGCCCAACCGCGACCTGACCTTCGTCTTCTACGACAACGAAGAGGTCGCCGCCCACCTCAACGGCCTCGGGCACGTCGCCGAGGCCCACCCCGACTGGCTGGCCGGTGACTTCGCCGTCCTCCTCGAACCCACCGACGGACAGGTCGAGGGCGGCTGCCAGGGCACCCTGCGGGTCCTGCTGAAGACCAAGGGCGTACGGGCGCACTCCGCGCGCGCGTGGATGGGCTCCAACGCGATCCACGCGGCCACCCCGATCCTCCGAAAGCTCGCCGCGTACGAGCCGCGCAAGCCGGTCGTGGAGGGCCTGCAGTTCCACGAGGGCCTCAACGCCGTCCGCATCGAGGGCGGCGTCGCCACGAACGTCATCCCCGACGAGTGCACCGTCACCGTCAACTTCCGCTACGCCCCCGACCGCAGCGAGGACGAGGCCCTCGCCTTCGTACGCGACTACTTCGCGGACTGCGGCGTCGACGAGTTCATCGTCGACGACCACACGGGCGCGGCACGCCCCGGCCTCACCCACCCGGCCGCCGCGGCGTTCATGGCGGCCGTCGGCGGCGAGGCGCGCCCCAAGTTCGGCTGGACGGACGTCTCCCGCTTCAGCGCGCTCGGCGTGCCCGCGGTGAACTACAGCCCCGGCGACCCGCTGCTCGCGCACAAGATCGACGAGCGCGTCCAGGCGTCGCTGATTCCGGTGGCGGAGGAGAGGCTGCGGTCCTGGCTGACGTCGTAG
- a CDS encoding heavy metal transporter translates to MPEPPTLVRRGRPLRHGAAAAVLLAVVGYVALQYVYGGKPEPRCTVVSGKGDGASHSFTAEQAQNAATVAAAGTSRGMPERAVTIALATALQESGLRNIKHGDRDSLGLFQQRPSQGWGNERQIMDPAYSAGRFYEHLAEVPGYSRLPLTVAAQRVQRSGFPQAYAKHEPDAALLAAALTGRAPAAFSCEGRPDTDPGGPAQVRAALARDFGREVRPGAVRGRTVTVPVPAPVATDRAPQRGWELAHWAVAHSSSLHIERVAYGGREWRATGAGKWRAAGREAKKGGTAGATAAGEVRIVTGQ, encoded by the coding sequence GTGCCTGAGCCCCCCACCCTCGTCCGGCGCGGCCGTCCCCTCCGTCACGGGGCCGCGGCCGCCGTGCTGCTCGCCGTCGTCGGCTATGTGGCGTTGCAGTACGTGTACGGGGGCAAGCCCGAGCCGCGGTGCACGGTGGTGTCGGGGAAGGGCGACGGCGCCTCGCACTCGTTCACGGCCGAGCAGGCGCAGAACGCGGCGACGGTCGCCGCGGCGGGCACCTCGCGCGGGATGCCGGAGCGCGCGGTGACCATCGCGCTCGCCACCGCTCTTCAGGAGTCGGGGCTGCGCAACATCAAGCACGGGGACCGGGACTCGCTCGGCCTGTTCCAGCAGCGCCCCTCGCAGGGCTGGGGCAACGAGCGGCAGATCATGGACCCGGCGTACTCGGCTGGCCGTTTCTACGAGCACCTGGCCGAGGTCCCCGGCTATTCGCGGCTGCCCCTCACGGTCGCCGCGCAGCGGGTGCAGCGCAGCGGCTTCCCGCAGGCGTACGCCAAGCACGAGCCGGACGCCGCGCTGCTCGCCGCCGCGCTCACGGGCCGCGCGCCCGCCGCGTTCAGCTGCGAGGGGCGCCCGGACACGGACCCCGGCGGCCCCGCGCAGGTGCGGGCCGCTCTGGCCCGCGACTTCGGCCGCGAGGTGCGCCCCGGCGCGGTCCGGGGGCGCACGGTGACGGTTCCCGTGCCGGCCCCCGTGGCGACCGACCGGGCCCCGCAGCGCGGCTGGGAGCTGGCGCACTGGGCCGTGGCGCACTCCTCGTCGCTGCACATCGAGCGGGTGGCGTACGGCGGGCGGGAGTGGCGGGCCACAGGCGCGGGGAAGTGGCGCGCGGCGGGCCGCGAGGCGAAGAAGGGCGGGACCGCGGGGGCGACGGCCGCCGGTGAGGTCCGGATCGTGACCGGGCAGTAG
- a CDS encoding ATP-binding protein, whose translation MSLPLTRRIARAALLSAAGAASVVGAAGSASAVDLPAAPDLGGVSTLDGEGLGNTVDDAAQNVSNLAGDTGSKAVKKSVPAAGKAVGRVGKTATPAAQQAAGDVAGGAGKALGETADSATGGGLPTDSLTKGGLPTDQLPVQSLPLG comes from the coding sequence ATGTCCCTCCCCCTGACCCGCCGGATCGCTCGTGCCGCGCTGCTCAGCGCCGCGGGTGCAGCTTCCGTGGTCGGTGCGGCCGGCTCCGCGAGCGCCGTTGACCTTCCGGCCGCCCCCGACCTGGGCGGCGTGTCCACGCTGGACGGCGAGGGCCTCGGCAACACCGTCGACGATGCGGCTCAGAACGTCAGCAACCTCGCCGGTGACACCGGCAGCAAGGCCGTGAAGAAGTCCGTCCCGGCCGCGGGCAAGGCCGTGGGCCGCGTCGGCAAGACGGCCACCCCCGCCGCCCAGCAGGCCGCCGGTGACGTCGCGGGCGGCGCGGGCAAGGCGCTCGGCGAGACCGCCGACTCGGCCACCGGCGGCGGCCTGCCCACCGACTCGCTCACCAAGGGCGGTCTCCCCACCGACCAGCTGCCGGTACAGAGCCTCCCCCTCGGCTGA
- a CDS encoding bifunctional succinyldiaminopimelate transaminase/glutamate-prephenate aminotransferase: MSAVSDRLPTFPWDKLEPYKATAAAHPGGIVDLSVGTPVDPVPELIQKALIAAADSPGYPTVWGTPELRDALTGWCERRLGARGFTHRNVLPVVGSKELVAWLPTQLGLGPGDVVAYPRLAYPTYEVGARLARAEYVAYDDPTSLDPANLKLLWLNSPSNPTGRVLSKDELTRTVAWAREHGVLLVSDECYLELGWEAEPVSVLHPDVCGGSYDGIVAVHSLSKRSNLAGYRAAFIAGDEAVLGDLLQIRKHGGMMTSAPTQAAVVAALGDDEHVRVQRERYVARRTALRDALVKHGFRIEHSEASLYLWATRDESCWDTVGHLAELGILVAPGDFYGPAGDRFVRVALTATDERVAAAVERLG; this comes from the coding sequence GTGTCCGCAGTCTCCGACCGGCTTCCCACCTTCCCCTGGGACAAGCTCGAGCCGTACAAGGCCACGGCGGCCGCCCACCCCGGCGGCATCGTCGACCTGTCGGTGGGCACCCCCGTGGACCCGGTCCCCGAGCTGATCCAGAAAGCGCTGATCGCGGCCGCGGACTCGCCCGGCTATCCGACGGTCTGGGGCACGCCGGAGCTGCGCGACGCCCTCACCGGCTGGTGTGAGCGGCGGCTCGGCGCCCGCGGCTTCACGCACCGCAACGTCCTGCCGGTCGTCGGCTCCAAGGAGCTCGTGGCCTGGCTCCCGACGCAGCTGGGCCTCGGCCCGGGCGACGTGGTGGCCTACCCGCGGCTCGCCTACCCGACGTACGAGGTGGGCGCCCGCCTGGCCCGCGCGGAGTACGTCGCCTACGACGACCCGACCTCGCTCGATCCGGCGAACCTCAAGCTGCTCTGGCTCAACTCGCCCTCCAACCCCACCGGTCGCGTCCTGTCGAAGGACGAGCTGACCCGGACCGTGGCGTGGGCGCGCGAGCACGGCGTGCTGCTCGTCAGCGACGAGTGCTACCTGGAGCTCGGCTGGGAGGCCGAGCCGGTGTCGGTGCTGCACCCGGACGTGTGCGGCGGTTCGTACGACGGGATCGTCGCCGTCCACTCGCTCTCCAAGCGCTCCAACCTGGCGGGCTACCGGGCGGCGTTCATCGCCGGTGACGAGGCCGTCCTCGGGGATCTGCTGCAGATCCGCAAGCACGGCGGCATGATGACCTCCGCGCCGACCCAGGCGGCCGTCGTGGCGGCGCTCGGCGACGACGAGCACGTGCGCGTGCAGCGCGAGCGGTACGTGGCCCGGCGCACCGCGCTGCGCGACGCCCTGGTGAAGCACGGCTTCCGTATCGAGCACAGCGAGGCGAGCCTCTACCTGTGGGCCACCCGCGACGAGTCCTGCTGGGACACCGTGGGCCACCTCGCGGAGCTGGGCATCCTGGTGGCGCCCGGCGACTTCTACGGCCCCGCGGGCGACCGCTTCGTGCGCGTCGCCCTCACGGCGACGGACGAGCGCGTCGCCGCGGCGGTCGAGCGCCTGGGCTGA
- the fdxA gene encoding ferredoxin, with protein sequence MTYVIAQPCVDVKDKACIEECPVDCIYEGSRSLYIHPDECVDCGACEPVCPVEAIFYEDDTPEEWKDYYKANVEFFDELGSPGGASKLGLIERDHAFIAALPPQNQ encoded by the coding sequence GTGACCTACGTCATCGCGCAGCCTTGTGTCGACGTCAAGGACAAGGCGTGCATCGAGGAGTGCCCGGTCGACTGCATTTACGAGGGCTCCCGGTCCTTGTACATCCACCCGGACGAATGCGTCGACTGTGGAGCCTGCGAACCGGTCTGCCCGGTCGAGGCGATCTTCTACGAGGACGACACTCCTGAGGAGTGGAAGGACTACTACAAGGCGAACGTCGAGTTCTTCGACGAGCTCGGTTCGCCCGGTGGCGCGAGCAAGCTCGGCCTGATCGAGCGCGACCACGCCTTCATCGCAGCCCTGCCGCCGCAGAACCAGTAA
- a CDS encoding GNAT family N-acetyltransferase, whose product MEFAAGGRLEVRITPADVGKRVSVRRLTDASISGEKFTDTVGVLASWNEGVVLITRRNGETVRIPEGSLVAGKVVPAAPARRRGPAASYAELARVSARAWQPVESEPLGDWRLRSAAGFTRRANSVLPLGDPGRPLDDALGYVREWYAARGLPPYVQTATGAEGTQELLCAALAERGWKREVSAQLYIGALAPVADLDAATDRVTLSRTFDEPWLRRYQRFGVPGPHVLEVLAGGPSVWFASVPGSGDAPAAIGRCVVDGRWAGFMAVEVAPEHRREGLATAVMTALSRQALTEGASAAWLQVEDENDGARALYDGMGFAAHHTYHHYRYGPA is encoded by the coding sequence GTGGAATTCGCTGCCGGTGGACGACTCGAGGTCCGCATCACCCCCGCTGACGTGGGAAAACGCGTTTCGGTACGACGCTTGACCGACGCATCGATCTCGGGTGAGAAGTTCACCGACACGGTGGGTGTTCTCGCATCGTGGAACGAAGGTGTGGTGCTCATCACACGCCGGAACGGCGAAACCGTCCGCATCCCGGAAGGATCCCTGGTCGCCGGCAAGGTCGTCCCGGCCGCGCCCGCCCGCCGAAGAGGCCCCGCCGCCTCGTACGCGGAGCTGGCGCGCGTGTCCGCCCGCGCCTGGCAGCCGGTCGAGAGCGAGCCGCTCGGCGACTGGCGGCTGCGGTCGGCCGCGGGGTTCACCCGGCGCGCCAACTCCGTGCTGCCGCTGGGTGATCCCGGCCGACCGCTGGACGACGCGCTCGGTTACGTCCGCGAGTGGTACGCGGCCCGCGGCCTGCCGCCCTACGTCCAGACCGCGACCGGCGCCGAGGGCACACAGGAGCTGCTCTGCGCCGCCCTGGCGGAGCGCGGCTGGAAGCGCGAGGTCAGCGCGCAGCTGTACATCGGCGCGCTCGCCCCGGTCGCCGACCTGGACGCGGCCACCGACCGCGTGACGCTGTCCCGGACCTTCGACGAGCCGTGGCTGCGGCGGTACCAACGGTTCGGGGTTCCGGGGCCGCATGTGCTCGAGGTGCTGGCGGGCGGGCCCTCGGTATGGTTCGCTTCCGTGCCCGGGAGCGGTGACGCTCCGGCCGCCATCGGGCGGTGCGTCGTGGACGGACGCTGGGCGGGCTTCATGGCGGTCGAGGTGGCCCCGGAGCACCGGCGCGAGGGGCTCGCCACCGCGGTGATGACCGCGCTCTCCCGGCAGGCGCTGACCGAGGGCGCTTCGGCGGCCTGGCTGCAGGTCGAGGACGAGAACGACGGCGCGCGGGCGCTGTACGACGGGATGGGTTTCGCCGCGCATCACACCTATCACCACTACCGGTACGGCCCCGCCTGA
- a CDS encoding transglutaminase-like domain-containing protein yields the protein MHAESGEWRRRFTEEARSERPGLATLCLLIGTEADPSLDEAGIDAAEIELDRLAGLLPFRPGGPRAWATAMAELLGGQCGFEGTPGDYQRLDSSLLHQVLKRRRGLPILLSVVWMEVARRAGAPVYGVALPGHFVVGFGPKDDQILADPFDGGRLLTGADAELLVAGTTGTGIQPSMLTPADPLNIVQRILNNIRAWAAARPERSDVALWALELSLLLPAHPARLRYERAQLLVQRGDFLGGAAELDAYADVVTTVEPTTAERVRQQARAARAMLN from the coding sequence ATGCACGCGGAGTCCGGCGAATGGCGGCGGCGGTTCACCGAGGAGGCACGGTCGGAACGGCCCGGTCTCGCGACGCTGTGCCTGCTGATCGGCACCGAGGCGGACCCCTCTCTCGACGAGGCGGGCATCGACGCCGCGGAGATCGAGCTCGACCGTCTCGCGGGCCTGCTGCCGTTCCGCCCCGGCGGGCCCCGCGCGTGGGCCACCGCGATGGCCGAACTCCTGGGTGGACAGTGCGGGTTCGAGGGGACGCCCGGCGATTACCAGCGCCTGGACTCCTCCCTCCTGCACCAGGTCCTCAAGCGCCGCAGGGGGCTGCCGATCCTGCTCTCCGTGGTGTGGATGGAGGTGGCGCGGCGCGCGGGCGCCCCGGTGTACGGGGTGGCGCTGCCGGGGCACTTCGTCGTCGGCTTCGGCCCCAAGGACGACCAGATACTCGCCGACCCGTTCGACGGCGGACGGCTGCTCACCGGGGCCGACGCGGAGCTCCTGGTGGCGGGGACGACGGGCACCGGCATCCAGCCGTCGATGCTGACGCCCGCCGATCCGCTGAACATCGTGCAGCGCATCCTGAACAACATCCGCGCCTGGGCGGCCGCCAGGCCCGAGCGCTCCGACGTCGCGCTGTGGGCCCTCGAACTGTCGCTCCTGCTGCCCGCCCATCCGGCACGGCTGCGTTACGAGAGGGCGCAACTCCTCGTGCAGCGGGGTGACTTCCTCGGCGGCGCGGCGGAGCTCGACGCCTACGCGGATGTGGTGACGACGGTGGAGCCGACCACGGCGGAGCGGGTCCGCCAGCAGGCGCGGGCCGCGCGGGCGATGCTGAACTGA
- a CDS encoding SirB1 family protein has translation MHPRPPGTTEWRRLFAAEAGSPRPDLSLLCLLIGTEADPSLDAADIDAARRMLDRLAEQVAPGPPHGRSRDPLAWATTLSELLGQGFGFKGRPGDYQRLDSSFLHQVLRRRRGLPILLSVVWMEVARRAGAPVHGVALPGHFVVGFGPPEERVLVDPFGGGRLLTGMDVELLVAAATGTPLAPSMLCAAEPLDIVARILNNIRAWAASRPERSDVSLWAVDLCLLLPSPSPRLHYERAQLLVQKGEYQAGARELDTYAEEVAALDPATADRARRQAQGARAMLN, from the coding sequence ATGCACCCCCGACCCCCCGGAACCACCGAGTGGCGACGGCTGTTCGCGGCCGAGGCCGGGTCACCGCGCCCCGACCTGTCCCTGCTGTGCCTGCTGATCGGCACCGAGGCGGACCCCTCCCTCGACGCGGCGGACATCGACGCCGCGCGGCGCATGCTCGACCGGCTGGCGGAACAGGTCGCGCCCGGTCCCCCGCACGGCCGGTCCCGCGACCCGCTGGCCTGGGCCACGACCCTCTCCGAACTCCTCGGCCAGGGCTTCGGGTTCAAGGGCAGACCCGGCGACTACCAGCGTCTGGACTCCTCCTTCCTGCACCAGGTCCTGCGGCGCCGCAGAGGGCTGCCGATCCTGCTCTCCGTGGTGTGGATGGAGGTGGCGCGGCGTGCCGGGGCCCCTGTCCACGGCGTGGCGCTGCCCGGGCACTTCGTCGTCGGCTTCGGCCCTCCGGAGGAGCGGGTGCTCGTCGATCCGTTCGGCGGCGGGCGGCTGCTGACCGGCATGGACGTGGAGCTCCTGGTCGCGGCGGCCACCGGGACGCCGCTCGCCCCGTCGATGCTGTGCGCCGCGGAGCCGCTGGACATCGTGGCGCGCATCCTGAACAACATCCGCGCCTGGGCCGCGTCCCGCCCCGAGCGCTCCGACGTATCGCTCTGGGCGGTCGACCTCTGCCTGCTGCTGCCCTCGCCGTCGCCGCGTCTGCACTACGAACGTGCCCAACTCCTCGTACAGAAAGGGGAGTACCAGGCGGGCGCGCGGGAGCTCGACACCTACGCCGAGGAAGTCGCCGCCCTGGACCCGGCGACGGCCGACCGGGCGCGGCGGCAGGCGCAGGGGGCGCGGGCGATGCTCAACTGA
- a CDS encoding response regulator: MIRILLAEDQAMVREALAALLGLEPDIEVVAQVSRGDEVLAAARAHAVDVALLDIEMPGRTGIEAAAELHAALPALKVVVLTTFGRPGYLRSAMEAGADAFLVKDAPAAQLAEAVRKVLAGERVIDPTLAAAALAGGANPLTDREREVLRAAADGATNAELATTLHLSQGTVRNYLSTAIQKLAVRNRAEAVRTARDKGWL; encoded by the coding sequence ATGATCAGGATCCTGCTCGCCGAGGACCAGGCCATGGTCCGAGAGGCCCTCGCCGCGCTGCTCGGCCTCGAACCGGACATCGAGGTCGTCGCGCAGGTGTCGCGCGGCGACGAGGTGCTCGCGGCGGCTCGCGCGCACGCCGTGGACGTGGCGCTGCTCGACATCGAGATGCCCGGCCGCACCGGCATCGAGGCGGCCGCCGAACTCCACGCGGCGCTACCCGCGTTGAAGGTGGTCGTGCTCACCACCTTCGGCCGGCCCGGCTATCTGCGCAGCGCCATGGAGGCCGGCGCCGACGCCTTCCTGGTCAAGGACGCGCCCGCGGCGCAGCTCGCCGAGGCGGTGCGCAAGGTGCTCGCGGGGGAGCGGGTCATCGACCCCACGCTGGCGGCGGCCGCCCTCGCCGGGGGCGCGAACCCGCTGACCGACCGTGAACGCGAGGTGCTGCGCGCGGCCGCCGACGGCGCCACCAACGCCGAACTCGCGACCACCCTGCACCTCTCCCAGGGCACGGTCCGCAACTACCTCTCGACGGCCATCCAGAAACTCGCGGTCCGCAACCGCGCGGAGGCGGTCAGGACCGCGAGGGACAAGGGCTGGCTCTGA
- a CDS encoding sensor histidine kinase, whose protein sequence is MNTTDAEGSELHPVYTFGRPPQGRRQCLTKSAWIGVWLVFLSAPVKDLAEGHHTRLATVLGSLGLALFVACYLTLVFRYTTRILRWRPVISSFVLLVVLASVLAFGFGDNWLGLFVYVSVSAGAVLPVRYALGVIPAVTLLMILVGLRDDGLGDLVTNLGVITLLVGFAMSGVRELIRTTVQLRQARATVAQLAANEERLRLARDLHDLLGHSLSLITLKSELAGRMLPTHPDKAAQQVADIEQVSRQALVDVREAVSGYRRRTLAGELVGARTALTAAGVDAEVPEEPPAELPGEEAEAALAWALREAVTNVVRHSGARRCTVAFTARQTLAGRLLELTVEDDGVGTSGAGAGNGLTGLAERVEAVGGALETGPGDRRGFRLAVRVPLAKATVGSPS, encoded by the coding sequence GTGAACACGACAGACGCTGAGGGCAGCGAACTCCACCCCGTCTACACGTTCGGGCGCCCGCCGCAGGGCCGCCGCCAGTGCCTGACGAAGTCGGCCTGGATCGGCGTCTGGCTGGTGTTCCTGAGCGCCCCGGTCAAGGACCTGGCCGAGGGGCACCACACGCGCCTCGCCACCGTCCTCGGCTCGCTGGGCCTCGCGCTCTTCGTGGCCTGCTATCTGACCCTCGTCTTCCGCTACACCACCAGGATCCTGCGGTGGCGCCCCGTCATCTCGTCCTTCGTGCTGCTCGTGGTCCTCGCGTCGGTCCTCGCCTTCGGCTTCGGCGACAACTGGCTCGGCCTCTTCGTGTACGTCTCGGTCTCCGCGGGCGCCGTCCTGCCGGTGCGGTACGCGCTCGGGGTCATCCCCGCGGTCACGCTCCTGATGATCCTGGTCGGCTTGCGCGACGACGGCCTCGGCGACCTGGTCACCAACCTCGGCGTGATCACGCTCCTGGTGGGCTTCGCGATGTCCGGAGTACGGGAGTTGATCCGTACGACGGTCCAGCTCCGCCAGGCCCGCGCGACCGTCGCGCAGCTCGCCGCCAACGAGGAGCGGCTGCGGCTCGCCAGGGACCTGCACGACCTGCTCGGCCACTCGCTCTCCCTGATCACGCTCAAGAGCGAGCTCGCCGGGCGGATGCTCCCCACCCACCCCGACAAGGCCGCCCAGCAGGTCGCCGACATCGAACAGGTCAGCCGCCAGGCCCTGGTGGACGTGCGCGAGGCGGTCTCCGGCTACCGGCGGCGCACCCTCGCCGGTGAACTCGTCGGCGCGCGCACGGCGCTCACCGCCGCGGGCGTCGACGCCGAGGTGCCGGAGGAACCGCCCGCCGAACTACCGGGCGAGGAGGCGGAGGCGGCGCTCGCCTGGGCGCTGCGTGAGGCCGTCACGAACGTCGTGCGGCACAGCGGGGCCCGGCGCTGCACCGTGGCGTTCACGGCGCGGCAGACGCTCGCGGGACGGCTCCTCGAGCTCACCGTCGAGGACGACGGAGTGGGCACCTCCGGCGCGGGGGCCGGCAACGGCCTGACGGGGCTCGCCGAGCGCGTCGAGGCGGTCGGCGGGGCGCTGGAGACGGGCCCCGGGGACCGCCGCGGCTTCCGCCTCGCGGTCCGCGTACCCCTGGCGAAGGCCACCGTAGGATCCCCCTCATGA